Proteins from a single region of Nakamurella deserti:
- a CDS encoding glycerophosphodiester phosphodiesterase → MPHPDAPTLWSRRTALRVGGTLGGLVGLSALLPRRASAAAGRAPVTVDGWRASWTEPVLVAHRGSGDTYPEHTMVAYQAAVDWGATAMEVSVGITSDGVLICMHDATYDRTTTGSGRIDAQPASVLDDIRVLQPQLGAYWVRNAPPVPLLEDVLDRFGGRLVLCLEAKNRAAYAPMMAAVVRRGLQRSVMVKVHHTSDVLALAAAEGYPRFAYLGSRDEVTETNIAALQTALDPARDVLVIAAGTGPAARPFVPDALVRRAVATGIPVWVFPLHRRSELRHFVDLGVRGAVCAGYGYLAGVVPPVVRDSWSRQRVAPGELALAVTTPPTWTADGELVLDLPGRAHFVMPGQFSSVASTDGRWSLDVDLRWREAPGADDDLLSVAFGHEDDRYYEHRGGIGTGYHATLRADGRLGLYLHRDRRVAGQQLAVTTTPAPVTGRWAHLRIEVTPTTVTVRRTDTGEVVRATDRTVRGGHLHLGRASRTGTAGFRALTVG, encoded by the coding sequence GTGCCGCACCCCGACGCTCCGACCCTGTGGTCCCGGCGCACCGCGCTGCGGGTGGGGGGCACCCTGGGCGGTCTGGTCGGTCTGTCCGCGCTGCTCCCGCGGCGTGCGTCCGCGGCAGCGGGCCGCGCGCCCGTGACCGTGGACGGTTGGCGGGCGTCGTGGACCGAGCCGGTGCTGGTCGCCCATCGGGGTTCCGGCGACACGTACCCGGAACACACCATGGTCGCCTACCAGGCGGCCGTCGACTGGGGCGCCACCGCCATGGAGGTCAGCGTCGGCATCACCTCCGACGGGGTGCTGATCTGCATGCACGACGCGACCTACGACCGGACCACCACGGGGAGCGGCCGCATCGACGCACAGCCGGCGTCGGTGCTCGACGACATCCGCGTGCTGCAACCGCAGCTCGGCGCGTACTGGGTGCGCAACGCGCCGCCGGTGCCGTTGCTCGAAGACGTGCTGGACCGCTTCGGCGGCCGGCTGGTGCTCTGCCTCGAGGCCAAGAACCGCGCCGCCTACGCGCCGATGATGGCGGCGGTCGTCCGCCGCGGTCTGCAGCGGTCGGTGATGGTGAAGGTGCATCACACCAGCGACGTCCTGGCCCTGGCGGCGGCGGAGGGCTACCCGCGCTTCGCCTACCTCGGCTCACGTGACGAGGTCACCGAGACGAACATCGCGGCGCTGCAGACGGCCCTCGACCCGGCCCGGGACGTTCTGGTGATCGCGGCGGGCACGGGCCCGGCGGCCCGGCCGTTCGTGCCCGACGCCCTGGTGCGCCGCGCCGTGGCGACGGGGATACCCGTGTGGGTGTTCCCGCTGCACCGGCGGTCGGAGCTGCGGCACTTCGTCGATCTCGGCGTCCGGGGTGCGGTCTGCGCCGGCTACGGCTACCTCGCCGGGGTGGTGCCGCCCGTGGTCCGGGACAGCTGGTCGCGGCAACGCGTCGCCCCGGGCGAACTGGCCCTGGCGGTGACGACCCCGCCGACCTGGACCGCCGACGGCGAGCTCGTGCTGGACCTGCCCGGTCGGGCGCACTTCGTCATGCCCGGTCAGTTCAGTTCGGTGGCGTCGACGGACGGCCGGTGGTCGCTGGACGTCGACCTCCGGTGGCGGGAGGCACCCGGCGCCGACGACGACCTGCTGTCAGTGGCGTTCGGGCACGAGGACGACCGTTACTACGAGCACCGCGGGGGAATCGGCACCGGTTACCACGCGACGCTGCGCGCCGACGGACGACTCGGGCTCTACCTCCACCGGGACCGCCGCGTCGCGGGTCAGCAGCTCGCCGTCACGACCACACCCGCACCGGTCACCGGCAGGTGGGCACACCTGCGGATCGAGGTCACCCCGACGACGGTCACCGTGCGGCGGACCGACACCGGCGAGGTGGTGCGCGCGACCGACCGCACCGTCCGCGGCGGTCACCTCCACCTGGGCCGCGCCTCCCGGACCGGAACGGCGGGATTCCGGGCGCTGACCGTCGGCTGA
- a CDS encoding dihydrofolate reductase, with translation MSLTVVAAVTANGVIGRDNGMPWHLPEDLKRFRALTMGRPMVMGRRTFDSIGRPLPGRRTVVVTRDASWHHDGVEVVRSPAAALELLAGLDVVLAGGGELYRQLWDDVDVLEITHIDREIDGDTRLPPIDPDRWVETARDDRDGFSFVSYRRR, from the coding sequence ATGAGCCTGACCGTGGTGGCCGCGGTGACGGCCAATGGCGTCATCGGCCGGGACAACGGCATGCCGTGGCACCTCCCGGAGGACCTGAAACGCTTCCGGGCGCTGACCATGGGACGCCCGATGGTCATGGGACGCCGTACCTTCGACTCGATCGGGCGGCCGTTGCCCGGCCGCCGGACCGTCGTGGTGACCCGGGACGCGTCGTGGCACCACGACGGGGTCGAGGTGGTGCGCTCCCCGGCGGCGGCCCTGGAGCTGCTGGCCGGGCTGGACGTCGTGCTGGCCGGTGGTGGCGAGCTCTACCGGCAGCTCTGGGACGACGTCGACGTCCTGGAGATCACCCACATCGACCGGGAGATCGACGGCGACACGAGGTTGCCGCCGATCGACCCGGACCGGTGGGTGGAGACCGCGCGGGACGACCGCGACGGCTTCTCCTTCGTCAGCTACCGACGCCGCTGA
- a CDS encoding methylated-DNA--[protein]-cysteine S-methyltransferase, with protein MTTDDAPPVTDLRYTSVDSPVGALTVVGGSTSDGFALTGIYFPAHVHAPSPERLGRRADSGAADFDAIRRQLAEYFAGDRTVFDLTLAPAGPPFRQRVWALLRNIPYGSTRSYGDLAAELGDVRLARAVGTANARNPLSIVVPCHRVVGAAGTLTGYAGGLERKAFLLAWERRADALF; from the coding sequence ATGACGACCGACGACGCCCCACCGGTCACGGACCTGCGGTACACGTCCGTGGACTCCCCCGTCGGTGCGCTCACCGTCGTCGGCGGCTCCACCTCCGACGGTTTCGCCCTCACCGGGATCTACTTCCCCGCGCACGTGCACGCCCCCTCCCCGGAGCGCCTGGGCCGTCGGGCCGACAGTGGGGCCGCCGACTTCGACGCGATCCGGAGGCAGCTCGCGGAGTACTTCGCCGGTGACCGCACCGTCTTCGACCTGACGCTGGCCCCGGCCGGACCACCGTTCCGGCAACGGGTCTGGGCGTTGCTGCGAAACATCCCGTACGGATCGACCCGCAGCTACGGCGATCTCGCCGCGGAGCTGGGCGACGTCCGGCTGGCGCGGGCGGTGGGAACGGCCAACGCCCGGAACCCGCTGTCCATCGTGGTGCCGTGCCACCGGGTGGTCGGCGCCGCCGGCACCCTCACCGGGTACGCGGGAGGACTGGAGCGCAAGGCGTTCCTGCTCGCCTGGGAGCGCCGCGCCGACGCGCTGTTCTGA
- a CDS encoding CinA family protein yields MTDPLVSACGVDEAGLIRLVGALGAAGRTVATAESLTGGLIAAVLTAVPGASAVVRGGLVVYATDLKHTLAGVDRTLLAEVGAVDPEVARQLATGARERCGAALGVGVTGVAGPDPQDGTAVGTVFVCVDAADGRWESAARFEGDRAAIRAASVRRALELLTAAAAPDTEGDRNSARS; encoded by the coding sequence GTGACCGATCCGCTGGTGTCGGCGTGCGGCGTGGACGAGGCCGGGCTCATCCGGTTGGTCGGTGCGCTCGGCGCGGCCGGCCGCACGGTGGCCACCGCCGAGTCCCTGACCGGCGGGCTCATCGCCGCCGTCCTGACGGCCGTACCCGGTGCGAGTGCGGTGGTCCGCGGGGGGCTGGTTGTCTACGCCACCGACCTCAAGCACACGCTGGCCGGGGTGGACCGTACTTTGCTCGCCGAGGTCGGCGCCGTTGATCCGGAGGTCGCCCGGCAACTCGCGACCGGCGCGCGCGAGCGGTGTGGTGCCGCCCTGGGCGTCGGGGTCACCGGCGTCGCCGGGCCGGACCCGCAGGACGGGACGGCCGTGGGGACGGTGTTCGTCTGCGTCGACGCCGCGGACGGGCGGTGGGAGAGTGCGGCACGATTCGAGGGTGACCGCGCCGCCATCCGGGCGGCCTCGGTGCGGCGGGCCCTGGAGCTGCTGACCGCGGCGGCCGCCCCGGACACCGAGGGTGACCGGAACTCCGCCCGATCGTGA
- the pgsA gene encoding CDP-diacylglycerol--glycerol-3-phosphate 3-phosphatidyltransferase has product MTQQRAVPLLNLPNVLTVTRLLLVPLCLLFLFQGDGHDAGWRWLSFLVFAVAAITDRYDGHIARKRGLVTTFGKVADPIADKALTGSALIALSILGDVPTWVTVVILVREIGITILRFALLRRHVIPASNGGKLKTLIQIFAIGLYLMPLPDFLDWFRIGMLAAAVILTVVTGIDYLIKAARILGGAGRSTTTPA; this is encoded by the coding sequence ATGACCCAGCAGCGGGCGGTGCCGCTCCTGAACCTGCCCAATGTGCTCACCGTGACCCGGCTGCTGTTGGTGCCGCTGTGCCTGCTGTTCCTGTTCCAGGGCGACGGTCACGACGCCGGCTGGCGGTGGCTCTCCTTCCTGGTCTTCGCAGTCGCCGCGATCACCGACCGGTACGACGGGCACATCGCCCGCAAGCGCGGCCTCGTGACCACCTTCGGCAAGGTCGCGGACCCGATCGCCGACAAGGCGCTGACAGGCAGCGCGCTGATCGCGCTGTCGATCCTGGGGGACGTGCCCACCTGGGTCACGGTGGTCATCCTCGTCCGCGAGATCGGTATCACCATCCTGCGTTTCGCCCTGCTGCGGCGCCACGTCATCCCGGCCAGCAACGGCGGGAAGCTCAAGACGCTGATCCAGATCTTCGCCATCGGGCTGTACCTGATGCCGCTGCCGGACTTCCTGGACTGGTTCCGGATCGGGATGCTCGCCGCGGCGGTGATCCTGACCGTGGTCACCGGAATCGACTACCTGATCAAGGCCGCCCGGATCCTCGGCGGCGCGGGCCGGTCCACCACGACCCCGGCGTGA
- a CDS encoding SPFH domain-containing protein translates to MSPVIIAVIGSAVLIVLVVLLILSRIKVAGPNQAFLVTGAKGRSTTNAAGQVSTDMSGQKVVMGASVFVLPVVQKLHKIDLSSRRIPVGIRGAVSKLGVKCDLEGVAIVKVGGSQDSIRAAAQRFLNQQSGIDVFTSEVLSGALRSIVGRLSIEEIIRDRAAFASAVAEEAEASLTGQGLVLDTFQLQDIAAEGSYLADLGRPEAARVVKEAAIAEARAQQAAQQESLLAQEAIAISQRQLSLKQAEINAEIDAAKAAAAAAGPIAKAAQDQRVLQEQEKVAQATSALTERQLDTQVRRPADADRYRIEQQAEGSKNAVIAKAEADRQATIAGAQAAAEQARLSGEGERARRSALADAEAIEGAKKGEAEQRRRTSIAAAVEAEGAADASAILARGTAEAEAMDKRAKAFATYGEAAVLDLLVKVLPEIVRSASEPLANVDKISIISTEGASDLSKTVAANVALGLEMSSDLTGVDIRALLGKLGGQAGTGTVDKPAAAGTNGRPSTIDINH, encoded by the coding sequence ATGAGTCCCGTGATCATCGCCGTCATCGGCAGCGCAGTCCTGATCGTCCTGGTCGTCCTGCTGATCCTCAGCCGCATCAAGGTGGCCGGCCCCAACCAGGCCTTCCTGGTCACCGGCGCCAAGGGCCGGTCCACGACCAACGCCGCCGGGCAGGTCAGCACCGACATGTCCGGCCAGAAGGTCGTCATGGGGGCCAGCGTGTTCGTGCTGCCCGTGGTGCAGAAGCTGCACAAGATCGACCTGTCCAGTCGCCGCATCCCGGTCGGCATCCGCGGCGCGGTCTCCAAGCTCGGGGTCAAATGCGATCTGGAGGGCGTGGCCATCGTCAAGGTGGGCGGCTCCCAGGACTCCATCCGGGCGGCGGCGCAACGGTTCCTCAACCAGCAGTCCGGCATCGACGTCTTCACCTCCGAGGTGCTCTCGGGTGCGCTGCGCTCCATCGTCGGCCGCCTCAGCATCGAGGAGATCATCCGTGACCGCGCCGCTTTCGCCTCCGCGGTCGCCGAGGAGGCCGAGGCATCGCTCACCGGCCAGGGTCTCGTGCTGGACACCTTCCAGCTGCAGGACATCGCCGCCGAGGGCTCGTATCTCGCCGACCTCGGACGCCCGGAAGCGGCCCGCGTCGTCAAGGAGGCGGCGATCGCCGAGGCCCGCGCGCAGCAGGCCGCCCAGCAGGAGAGCCTGCTCGCGCAGGAGGCGATCGCCATCTCGCAGCGGCAGCTGTCGCTCAAGCAGGCCGAGATCAACGCCGAGATCGACGCGGCCAAGGCGGCGGCCGCCGCCGCCGGCCCGATCGCCAAGGCGGCACAGGACCAGCGGGTGCTGCAGGAGCAGGAGAAGGTCGCGCAGGCCACCTCGGCGCTGACCGAGCGGCAGCTCGACACCCAGGTGCGCCGGCCGGCCGACGCCGACCGGTACCGCATCGAGCAGCAGGCGGAGGGCTCCAAGAACGCCGTCATCGCCAAGGCCGAAGCCGACCGGCAGGCCACGATCGCCGGCGCCCAGGCGGCGGCCGAGCAGGCCCGGCTGTCCGGAGAGGGCGAGCGGGCGCGCCGGTCGGCTCTGGCCGACGCGGAAGCCATCGAGGGCGCCAAGAAGGGCGAGGCCGAGCAGCGCCGCCGTACCTCCATCGCCGCCGCCGTCGAAGCCGAGGGTGCTGCCGACGCGAGCGCCATCCTGGCCCGCGGCACCGCCGAGGCCGAGGCGATGGACAAGCGGGCGAAGGCGTTCGCGACCTACGGTGAAGCCGCCGTCCTGGACCTGCTGGTCAAGGTGCTGCCCGAGATCGTCCGGTCGGCCTCGGAGCCGCTGGCCAACGTGGACAAGATCTCGATCATCTCCACCGAGGGCGCCAGCGACCTGTCGAAGACGGTCGCCGCCAACGTCGCGCTGGGGCTCGAGATGAGCAGTGACCTCACCGGGGTCGACATCAGGGCGCTGCTGGGCAAGCTCGGCGGACAGGCGGGCACCGGCACCGTCGACAAGCCCGCGGCCGCCGGGACGAACGGGCGCCCGTCGACCATCGACATCAACCACTGA
- a CDS encoding thymidylate synthase — protein MQQYLDLMNRVLTEGHAKSDRTGTGTLSVFGHQMRFDLAEGFPVVTTKKIHMRSVVVELLWFLRGATNVRWLQERGVSIWDEWADPEGELGPVYGHQWRSWPTPDGGSIDQIAAVVEAIRTNPDSRRHVVSAWNVAEVDQMALPPCHTMFQFYVADGKLSCQLYQRSADVFLGVPFNIASYALLTMTVAKVTGLQPGDFVHTLGDAHLYANHLDQARLQLTRTPKPLPRMVIADGIDSLDRFEYEHFTLLDYVSDPAIKAPIAV, from the coding sequence ATGCAGCAGTACCTGGATCTGATGAACCGCGTCCTCACCGAGGGCCACGCCAAGTCCGACCGCACGGGTACCGGCACCCTGTCGGTGTTCGGCCACCAGATGCGCTTCGACCTGGCCGAGGGTTTCCCGGTGGTCACGACCAAGAAGATCCACATGCGCTCGGTGGTCGTCGAGTTGCTGTGGTTCCTGCGGGGGGCCACCAACGTCCGCTGGTTGCAGGAACGGGGTGTCTCGATCTGGGACGAATGGGCCGATCCTGAGGGTGAACTCGGTCCTGTCTACGGGCACCAGTGGCGCTCCTGGCCGACCCCCGACGGCGGCTCCATCGACCAGATCGCCGCGGTCGTCGAGGCGATCAGGACCAACCCGGACTCCCGGCGACACGTCGTGTCGGCCTGGAACGTGGCCGAGGTGGACCAGATGGCACTGCCCCCGTGCCACACGATGTTCCAGTTCTACGTCGCGGACGGGAAGCTGTCCTGCCAGCTCTACCAGCGGTCGGCCGACGTCTTCCTGGGGGTGCCGTTCAACATCGCGTCGTACGCGCTGCTGACGATGACGGTGGCCAAGGTGACCGGACTCCAGCCGGGCGACTTCGTGCACACCCTGGGCGACGCGCACCTGTACGCCAACCACCTCGACCAGGCGCGTCTGCAACTGACGCGGACCCCGAAGCCGCTGCCGCGGATGGTCATCGCCGACGGCATCGACTCCCTGGACCGCTTCGAGTACGAGCACTTCACGCTGCTGGACTACGTCAGCGACCCGGCGATCAAGGCGCCGATCGCGGTATGA
- a CDS encoding helix-turn-helix domain-containing protein: MLLRDALGETLRDARTRQNRTLRDVSTAANVSLGYLSEVERGRKEASSELLASICDALDVELSDVLTTVSRAIQTGTLKHEAAKVKAGVHADAATVADTTGSRRVGALKPQLRIVVPYDSNRQPVSGVGS; encoded by the coding sequence GTGCTGCTCCGAGATGCACTGGGCGAGACTCTGCGGGATGCCCGTACTCGCCAGAACCGCACGTTACGCGACGTGTCCACAGCGGCCAACGTCTCCCTGGGCTACCTGTCCGAGGTGGAACGGGGTCGCAAGGAGGCGTCGAGTGAACTGCTCGCGTCCATCTGCGACGCCCTGGACGTGGAGCTGTCCGACGTCCTGACCACGGTGTCGCGGGCCATCCAGACGGGCACCCTCAAGCACGAGGCCGCCAAGGTCAAGGCCGGCGTGCACGCCGATGCCGCCACCGTGGCCGACACCACCGGCAGCCGCCGGGTGGGCGCGCTCAAGCCGCAGCTTCGCATCGTGGTGCCCTACGACAGCAACCGCCAGCCGGTCAGCGGCGTCGGTAGCTGA
- a CDS encoding glycoside hydrolase family 16 protein: MTPVPDRLTDETADETAVENAAPHRSHGTSPSASDGEWTFVDDFDGPTLDDRVWSPHYLPAWSSRAESAATYRLRDSCLELLLPPGTGAFLPGRHHPALRVSGIQSGNFSGPVGGTHGQQPPLPGTRVRERQPLFRGWTPTGGRLEMRARFDLSPRSMAAWWLVGVEEDPQECAEICVAEIFGDAVIPGRSAAVGMGLHAFRDPRVTENFAAPRLDIDVAAFHDYAVDWTPHEVVFAVDDVVVRRCPAPPWYPMQSMLAVFDFPERSRGDDDDHTPALVVDRVRGRAPADGTVRTP; encoded by the coding sequence ATGACGCCGGTTCCCGACCGCCTAACCGATGAGACCGCCGACGAGACCGCCGTCGAGAACGCGGCGCCCCACAGGTCTCACGGGACGTCACCGTCCGCGTCCGACGGGGAGTGGACGTTCGTCGACGATTTCGACGGACCCACCCTCGACGATCGCGTCTGGTCGCCGCACTACCTGCCGGCGTGGAGCTCCCGGGCGGAGTCGGCGGCGACGTACCGGTTGCGGGACTCCTGCCTGGAGCTCCTGCTGCCACCCGGGACGGGGGCGTTCCTGCCCGGTCGGCACCATCCGGCGTTGCGGGTGTCGGGGATCCAGTCGGGCAACTTCTCCGGGCCGGTGGGGGGCACCCACGGCCAGCAACCCCCGCTCCCCGGGACCCGGGTGCGCGAGCGGCAGCCGCTGTTCCGTGGCTGGACACCCACCGGGGGGCGGCTGGAGATGCGGGCCCGGTTCGATCTCTCACCGCGGTCGATGGCCGCCTGGTGGCTGGTCGGCGTCGAGGAGGACCCGCAGGAGTGCGCGGAGATCTGTGTCGCCGAGATCTTCGGTGATGCCGTCATTCCCGGTCGTTCGGCTGCGGTGGGCATGGGCCTGCACGCCTTCCGCGACCCACGGGTGACGGAGAACTTCGCGGCACCACGGCTGGACATCGACGTCGCCGCGTTCCACGACTACGCCGTCGACTGGACTCCCCACGAGGTCGTCTTCGCCGTGGACGACGTGGTGGTCCGGCGCTGCCCGGCCCCGCCGTGGTACCCGATGCAGTCGATGCTCGCGGTGTTCGACTTCCCGGAGCGGTCCCGGGGCGACGACGACGACCACACGCCGGCGCTCGTCGTCGACCGTGTCCGCGGGCGGGCACCGGCCGACGGAACCGTCCGGACGCCGTGA
- a CDS encoding helix-turn-helix transcriptional regulator, producing MDAGRIAVEVAQISVMPGPPAERAAALLEPLHQLLPFDGAWLALADEDHRGHHSLVSTGWDRRTAAYLDGPILVDEIEQLGMTRPHTPLRVADFPTPVSELRSWAECLTPAGFRECLQMGLFTADGRPMGFVGLFTGSATVPSDAARDLLAILGPALTQAIDPLRSTAAAAQLVHSAAAAVILTRSRDVLAVPGLPDHPALRPGSPVLAAAHKMLDGPQTSFLLPAPTEPGGYLRVTVLLVPQNAPNHHNAIVVLSPCGADLHGLTRRELEVLGLLIAGQHNAQAAQTLTVTQRTIATHIEHILIKLDADTRALAAVRAQRRGLYIPPALFGASLDVSHNPCR from the coding sequence GTGGATGCTGGGCGCATCGCGGTCGAGGTTGCACAGATCTCGGTCATGCCGGGCCCACCGGCGGAACGCGCCGCGGCGCTGCTCGAGCCGCTGCACCAGTTGCTGCCGTTCGACGGGGCGTGGCTGGCCTTGGCCGACGAGGACCACCGCGGACACCACTCGCTGGTCAGCACCGGCTGGGACAGGCGCACGGCCGCCTACCTCGACGGGCCGATCCTGGTCGACGAGATCGAGCAGCTCGGCATGACCCGCCCCCACACCCCGCTGCGGGTCGCGGACTTCCCGACACCAGTCAGCGAGCTGCGGTCCTGGGCAGAGTGCCTCACCCCCGCCGGATTCCGCGAATGCCTGCAAATGGGCCTGTTCACCGCCGACGGCCGGCCGATGGGGTTCGTGGGCCTGTTCACCGGCAGCGCCACCGTCCCGTCGGACGCCGCCCGCGACCTGCTCGCCATCCTTGGACCGGCGTTGACCCAGGCCATCGACCCACTGCGCTCAACCGCCGCGGCGGCCCAGCTCGTGCACTCCGCAGCCGCTGCTGTGATCCTCACCCGGTCACGGGACGTCCTGGCCGTGCCCGGGCTGCCCGACCACCCCGCGTTACGCCCCGGCTCGCCGGTACTGGCCGCTGCCCACAAAATGCTCGACGGACCGCAAACCTCGTTCCTTCTGCCAGCGCCAACCGAACCCGGCGGCTACCTACGCGTCACCGTCCTGTTGGTGCCGCAAAACGCCCCAAACCACCACAACGCGATCGTCGTGCTCTCCCCATGCGGCGCCGACCTGCACGGGCTGACCCGCCGCGAACTCGAGGTCCTCGGCCTGCTCATCGCCGGTCAACACAACGCCCAAGCCGCCCAAACCCTCACCGTCACCCAGCGCACCATCGCCACCCACATCGAGCACATCCTGATCAAACTCGACGCCGACACCCGGGCGCTCGCCGCCGTCCGCGCCCAACGCCGCGGGCTGTACATCCCACCAGCACTGTTTGGCGCCAGCCTCGATGTGTCTCATAACCCGTGTAGATAA
- a CDS encoding pilus assembly protein CpaE, giving the protein MISVPTARRLRDGGVRWNPVAGDRFVVLQQDLDEVFVVSTMVVEVISRSDGDVIGFNGTTEWAMDSVDASETLWLPREGQLRDLLGRTFRALRPVPDGWQVELEINGIPSTVVHADAEEAYGFALLRLVEGEREQV; this is encoded by the coding sequence ATGATCAGTGTGCCGACCGCCCGGCGGTTGCGAGACGGTGGCGTGCGGTGGAATCCCGTGGCCGGTGACCGCTTCGTCGTCCTGCAGCAAGATCTCGACGAGGTGTTCGTGGTGAGCACGATGGTCGTCGAGGTGATCTCGCGGTCCGACGGCGACGTCATCGGGTTCAACGGCACCACCGAGTGGGCCATGGACTCGGTGGACGCGTCCGAGACGCTGTGGCTGCCGCGCGAGGGGCAGTTGCGCGACCTGCTCGGACGGACGTTCCGGGCGCTCCGGCCGGTGCCCGACGGGTGGCAGGTGGAGCTGGAGATCAACGGGATCCCCTCGACGGTGGTGCATGCCGACGCCGAGGAGGCCTACGGTTTCGCCCTGCTGCGGCTGGTGGAGGGCGAGCGCGAGCAGGTCTGA
- a CDS encoding NfeD family protein, with translation MDTMTLTFLVVGGLSLVLLLISVVIGDVGHFAADADGPFSLPALAAFLGGGGFAGGAAASLLADRLDDTPRLLAALGVGTVVALPLAFGALRLMSGLMRMRTDETLTGAGLLGSHGVVVTAITTPTSFGEVRLTIGGHTLKYYARSQHPLPVGTPVYVVDVPSETSVEVVSTAYDPPAPPIAPLSDHPRSHEPD, from the coding sequence ATGGACACGATGACGTTGACCTTTCTGGTGGTCGGCGGCCTCAGTCTCGTGCTGCTGCTCATCTCGGTGGTGATCGGCGATGTGGGCCATTTCGCCGCCGACGCGGACGGGCCGTTCTCGCTGCCGGCGCTGGCCGCCTTCCTCGGCGGCGGGGGCTTCGCCGGAGGTGCCGCGGCGTCGCTGCTGGCGGATCGACTCGACGACACTCCACGCCTGCTGGCCGCTCTCGGGGTCGGCACGGTCGTCGCCCTGCCGTTGGCCTTCGGCGCCTTGCGGCTGATGTCGGGACTCATGCGGATGCGCACCGACGAGACGCTGACCGGTGCCGGGCTCCTCGGCAGCCACGGTGTCGTCGTCACCGCCATCACCACGCCGACCAGCTTCGGGGAGGTGCGCCTGACCATCGGCGGCCACACCCTCAAGTACTACGCCCGCAGCCAGCACCCGCTGCCGGTCGGAACGCCGGTGTACGTGGTCGACGTGCCGAGTGAGACGTCCGTCGAGGTCGTCTCGACCGCCTACGACCCGCCGGCCCCGCCGATCGCCCCGCTGTCCGACCACCCCCGGAGCCACGAGCCCGATTGA
- a CDS encoding RNA polymerase sigma factor codes for MSGSGNAVAVRDDSWFDGLFSAHAAAVHRFVVRRAARSDADDLTADVFTTAWRRRDDVPDGMELPWLYRTAGFVVANHHRKHRPLPLHAVPDDGEPETAQWPDGADDVRQVLAALSPRDQRILLLTAWDGLDGTQLAAVLGISRGGADAALSRARSRLRDAWARVDAATG; via the coding sequence GTGAGCGGATCGGGGAACGCGGTGGCCGTGCGGGACGACAGCTGGTTCGACGGGCTGTTCAGCGCGCACGCCGCCGCGGTCCACCGGTTCGTCGTCCGCCGGGCGGCGCGGTCCGACGCCGACGATCTGACCGCCGACGTCTTCACCACGGCGTGGCGCCGGCGCGACGACGTCCCGGACGGGATGGAGCTGCCGTGGCTGTACCGCACGGCCGGGTTCGTCGTCGCCAACCACCACCGCAAGCACCGCCCGCTGCCGCTGCACGCCGTGCCCGACGACGGCGAGCCCGAGACCGCCCAGTGGCCCGATGGCGCCGACGACGTCCGGCAGGTGTTGGCGGCGCTGTCCCCCCGCGATCAGCGCATCCTGCTGCTCACCGCCTGGGACGGTCTGGACGGCACCCAGCTCGCGGCCGTCCTTGGGATCTCCCGGGGCGGCGCGGATGCCGCGCTGTCCCGTGCCCGGTCCCGGTTGCGGGACGCCTGGGCCCGGGTCGACGCCGCTACCGGCTGA